The proteins below are encoded in one region of Bacteroidales bacterium:
- a CDS encoding beta-ketoacyl synthase chain length factor — protein MYVSSACCISPQGIFMLGELPSSPVVLEGNRWACIEPDYKNSIKDANLRRRMSRIVKIGVSAAMECVRQSGVDPDAIITATGLGCLADTEKFLSALTDQQEQQLNPTPFIQSTFNTVGAQTALLLGNHGYNTTYVHRGCSFESALLDAKIQIDEGNAGHVLVGCFDETTDVSFEIMRRMGFWKKDPGKNSSLYQDDSRGTVSGEGAAFFMLSKQPTPQSLPISISDVYYFNQPVDHNSGEHLYAFLSSRKYDISGIDLLILGNNGDTQGDKIYQEIARRFFPGIPYCFFKNLCGEYSTASGFALSLASGILIRQEIGAAMSFGNISRKIKNVLIINHFQRTSYGLIRCTIETI, from the coding sequence ATGTATGTATCATCTGCTTGTTGTATCAGTCCTCAGGGAATATTTATGCTGGGTGAATTACCCTCCTCTCCGGTAGTTCTGGAAGGTAACCGGTGGGCATGTATAGAACCTGACTATAAAAATAGCATCAAAGATGCAAATCTCCGGCGACGGATGAGCAGGATTGTGAAAATAGGGGTATCTGCCGCTATGGAATGTGTCAGGCAGTCGGGCGTGGATCCGGATGCCATTATCACAGCAACAGGATTGGGGTGTCTGGCTGATACGGAAAAATTCTTATCTGCACTGACTGATCAGCAGGAACAACAGTTAAACCCAACTCCATTCATTCAGTCGACATTCAATACGGTAGGCGCCCAGACGGCTCTGTTACTGGGAAACCACGGATACAACACCACCTATGTTCATCGTGGTTGTTCTTTTGAAAGTGCTTTGCTGGATGCTAAGATACAGATCGATGAAGGAAATGCCGGACACGTTCTGGTGGGTTGCTTTGACGAAACAACGGATGTCAGCTTCGAGATCATGCGTAGAATGGGGTTCTGGAAAAAAGATCCGGGTAAAAATAGCTCTTTGTATCAGGACGATTCAAGAGGAACGGTATCAGGTGAAGGAGCCGCTTTTTTCATGTTGAGTAAGCAACCGACTCCTCAATCGTTACCAATCAGTATTTCCGATGTTTATTATTTTAACCAACCCGTCGATCATAACTCTGGCGAACATCTGTATGCCTTTCTGTCGTCACGGAAATATGATATTTCCGGCATCGATTTACTGATATTGGGAAATAACGGAGACACACAGGGCGACAAAATCTATCAGGAAATAGCCCGGCGATTTTTTCCGGGAATACCCTATTGCTTCTTTAAAAATTTGTGTGGTGAATACAGCACAGCATCCGGATTTGCACTATCTTTGGCTAGCGGGATATTGATCCGTCAGGAAATCGGAGCGGCCATGTCTTTTGGGAACATTTCCCGGAAAATAAAAAATGTATTGATTATTAATCACTTTCAAAGAACAAGTTATGGCCTGATCCGTTGTACCATTGAGACCATATGA